In Gemmatimonadota bacterium, the sequence CGGTCCACGCTGGTCCGTCGGGCGGGGAGGTCACGAGGCGGGGCGGCTGATCACGCAAGACCGGGTTGTCGCCCAGGCCCACTGCGGCGACCACCGAAGATGCTGCCGAGTATTCGTGACGGCGGAGGAGTTGCGCGTCGTGAATCGTCAGCGCCTCGAGAGACTCGCGCGTGCCGCGCGCGGGCCGGGCCCATGGGCTGGAAGCCGACGCCACGAGCTGCACCGACCTCCGCTCGGAGTCCAGCGCCGGGGATCCTCTCTGGAAAAGCAGCTGTCTGGACAGCGTAGACCGCTCCCGCTCGAACGCGGCCGAGTCGACTGTCGCTTCGAAGAGAGTCTGCTCGAAGGTCGCCCACGCGACCTGCCACGCGCTGGGCAGCACGGTCAGGATGAACAGCGTCGTCGACCTGCCGACATCGACCGTGACCTCAGCCTCCGCACCCAGCGTCGCGTTCGTCTGGGCGGCCAGAGTCTTGCCGAGCAGCCACGCGGTTCCTTCGAGGCCCGCCGCATCGTGCCGCGAACCGATCGGCAGACGGGTGCCAATGACGACGAGCGGGGCCCGGTTTCCGTCGTCGACGCTCACCGCGGCGTAGGCGGTGGATTGGCCTGGAAGGGGCGAAACGCAGGCGCCGATCAGCGCGGCGAGCAACGCTCCCGATGTGGCTGACGAGTGACGTGCCTTCATGGCAGAAGCTCCACCACGACGGGCGTCCCCAGGCCGTCGAGGTAGGCGGTGAGACTTGCGGCGGTCACGCGAGCCAACCTGGCGAGATACCGCGACGCGTCCGACGGGTCACCCGTGCCGTCGGCCATGCGGCCTACCTGCTCGACGAGACCTCCCGGCGTGCGAGCGCGAGTCCGGTACTCGCGGCCCACACGATCCACTGCGTCTTCGACCTCGCGCGCGTCGAGCGAAGCCGCAACGTCACCGAGCGCCGCCTGCACTGCCTCTCTGAGGGAAGCGGCGGCTCGCCGGCTCCGGGCCGCGCCCGCGACCACGAGCAAAGTCCTGTCGCGGAGCTGCCAGAGACGGACGCCGATCTCGACCCCTGGACCCACGTCTGCGAGGCTCTGCGAGATGAGGCGCGCGGCGACCGCCGCGTGCGGATCCGCCACCGCGTGATCGACTCGGGCCTCGCCGTACCAGCTTCGCAGGGGGGGCGGACCGGTGCTCGTCCCTCCCGGGTCCGGAGCGTCCAGCGGAGCCGCCACTTCGCCCGCTGGGAGACCGATCGCTTCGAGCATGGCAAGAAGCGCCGCGGGACTCGCGGACGTCATCGCCACGAGCGACATCGACGGAGCTCGATGGGTCCTCCGCCATACCGCCCGTAGCCGTGCTTCGTTGAGGAGACGAACCGAGCCACGCGATCCCCCCAAAGGCGTGAGCTCCGGCGCCGCGGCGCGGCGAAGGTCAGCGAGCAGGCGATCGCCCGGGGAGTCAGCCTGACGCTCCAGATCCACGATGAGCTCAGCCCGGATGGCCTCCAACACACCGCTTTCCGGGCGAGGCTCTGCGGTTGCGAGCCGGAGCAAGTACGTCAGGTAGTCGAGATCGACTTCGGCGCCTTCCACCGAATACGCCAGGCCCCACGGCGTCCGGCTGGCGGAGACGCGGGCGCCAATCTGACGCGCCGGTCCCAGCATGCGGTGCTCCGCCAGCGCGGCGAGCATCCGGCCGGCGCCCGCCTCCGCAGCACTCTCGATGAGCGGTACGGAGAGTCTGAGCGCGGCGACCCCGCCGGGGTCGGAGCGTAGCAGGACGACACGGGGACCGCCCGGCATCTGCACGATCGTGTCCGGGGCGAAGGCCGCGTCACTTGCCTGTGCGTGCGCGGCGAGCGGAGGGGCTAGAAGCAGAAGTAGGCCCGGGGCAACCCGCATGAACAGTCTTCTAGTGGCAACAGAAAGGGCGCCCGAGAGCGCCCTGGGAACTTTGGGACCTGTCGAGCGGCTCAGTATCGTACCGGTTCAGGCAGGATGAACTTCGCGGGGTTTTGCGCCACTCCGTTCACACGCACCTCGTAGTGCAAATGCGGAGAGGTCGCGAAACCGGTGCTCCCGACCTGCGCGATCACGTCGCCGCGCGTCACTTCTTGGCCCTGCTGTGCGATGAGCTTGGCAGCGTGGCCATAGAGCGTCGAGTATCCGAAGCCGTGGTCGATCTCGATGGTGAGCCCGTACCCGACGACCCAGCCGGAGCGGACCACTCGACCCTTGGCTGCCGCGAAAATCGACGTGCCCTTGATCGCCGAGATGTCGATGCCGGGGTGCGGAAGTGGGCGGTTGTGGATGGGATGCATGCGGGACGTCGAGAACGAGCTGCTCGTCCACCCGGCT encodes:
- a CDS encoding insulinase family protein produces the protein MKARHSSATSGALLAALIGACVSPLPGQSTAYAAVSVDDGNRAPLVVIGTRLPIGSRHDAAGLEGTAWLLGKTLAAQTNATLGAEAEVTVDVGRSTTLFILTVLPSAWQVAWATFEQTLFEATVDSAAFERERSTLSRQLLFQRGSPALDSERRSVQLVASASSPWARPARGTRESLEALTIHDAQLLRRHEYSAASSVVAAVGLGDNPVLRDQPPRLVTSPPDGPAWT